One genomic segment of Streptomyces sp. NBC_00239 includes these proteins:
- a CDS encoding acyl-CoA synthetase, translating to MATLFPALDTPSERPALRFGDRVLTYRELAGAAGTLAARISGTRRVALWATPTLETAVGAVAALLAGVPVVPLNPRTGDGELAHILADSAPDLVLAAPGAELPEPLAVLPRTEIDVAAGPQASAASPAASRTTAGDEDPAFVIYTSGTTGPPKGAVLPRRAVAASLDALEDAWGWTAADTVTHALPLFHVHGLVLGTLGPLRRGGCAHHLGRFGAEAVTAALEAGATMLFGVPTMYHRLAEAVGSDPALVKALAGARLLVSGSAGLPLHDHKRIAAATGRRVIERYGMTETLMNTSVRADDHASRPGTVGVPVLGVELRLVDETGTVQEACDGETIGEIQVRGTNLFSHYLNRPEATAEAHTADGWFRTGDMATRDRAGHLRIVGRKATDLIKSGGFKIGAGEIENALLDHPGVREAAVTGEPDADLGERIVAWIVPVDPQAPPGAQELADHVAGRLAPHKRPRDVRYLDALPRNDLGKIMKRALHG from the coding sequence GTGGCCACACTCTTCCCAGCCCTGGATACCCCCTCGGAACGGCCGGCACTGCGCTTCGGCGACCGGGTCCTGACCTACCGCGAGCTCGCCGGCGCCGCGGGCACCCTGGCGGCCCGCATCTCCGGCACCCGGCGGGTCGCTCTGTGGGCCACGCCCACCCTGGAGACGGCCGTCGGCGCGGTGGCCGCGCTGCTGGCCGGGGTCCCCGTGGTCCCGCTCAACCCCCGCACCGGCGACGGGGAGCTGGCCCACATCCTGGCCGACAGCGCCCCGGACCTCGTACTGGCCGCGCCCGGCGCGGAGCTGCCGGAACCGCTGGCGGTACTGCCCCGTACGGAGATCGACGTCGCGGCCGGCCCGCAGGCGTCCGCCGCCTCCCCCGCCGCGTCCCGCACGACCGCCGGTGACGAGGACCCGGCGTTCGTGATCTACACCTCGGGTACGACGGGCCCGCCCAAGGGCGCCGTGCTCCCCCGGCGCGCGGTGGCCGCGAGCCTCGACGCGCTGGAGGACGCCTGGGGCTGGACCGCGGCCGACACCGTCACCCACGCGCTGCCGCTCTTCCACGTCCACGGCCTGGTCCTGGGCACCCTCGGCCCGCTCCGCCGCGGCGGCTGCGCGCACCACCTGGGCCGCTTCGGCGCCGAGGCCGTGACCGCGGCCCTCGAAGCGGGCGCCACCATGCTGTTCGGCGTCCCGACGATGTACCACCGCCTCGCCGAGGCGGTCGGGTCCGACCCGGCACTGGTGAAGGCCCTGGCCGGGGCCCGCCTGCTGGTGTCCGGCTCGGCCGGGCTGCCGCTGCACGACCACAAGCGGATCGCCGCGGCCACCGGCCGCCGGGTGATCGAGCGGTACGGCATGACCGAGACCCTGATGAACACGAGCGTCCGCGCCGACGACCACGCCTCGCGGCCCGGCACCGTCGGTGTGCCCGTGCTCGGGGTGGAGCTTCGTCTCGTCGACGAGACAGGCACGGTCCAGGAGGCGTGCGACGGCGAGACCATCGGCGAGATCCAGGTGCGCGGCACCAACCTCTTCAGCCACTACCTGAACCGGCCGGAGGCGACCGCCGAGGCGCACACCGCTGACGGCTGGTTCCGCACCGGCGACATGGCCACCCGGGACCGGGCCGGGCACCTGCGGATCGTCGGCCGAAAGGCCACCGACCTGATCAAGAGCGGCGGGTTCAAGATCGGCGCGGGCGAGATCGAGAACGCGCTGCTCGACCACCCCGGGGTCCGCGAGGCCGCGGTGACGGGCGAGCCCGACGCGGACCTCGGCGAGCGGATCGTCGCCTGGATCGTGCCCGTCGACCCGCAGGCGCCGCCGGGCGCCCAGGAGCTGGCCGACCACGTGGCGGGGCGGCTCGCCCCGCACAAGCGGCCGCGCGACGTCCGCTACCTCGACGCGCTGCCCCGCAACGACCTGGGCAAGATCATGAAGCGGGCCCTCCATGGCTGA
- a CDS encoding peptidase inhibitor family I36 protein: MKITILRGSLFAGALAALCSMLFVLPASASYEDCDKLTFCLYTGESGTGSAQRLALKDGDKALAYDGTWNEKTVSIANNTPLWACLYENTQYGAALQAVAPGAKGDLATLATPGAPAGNNLAGKVSSHKLVSAQSLCFTGYERCTDDKVCIFREKNGRGPMFETAIDYRQYAGGWEANVQSVRNRTGTAVCFYNEHTWSGTFPSGAKAYRVNRGDSTSLAGEFAGTFGSHKFTTSETDSVCP; encoded by the coding sequence GTGAAGATCACCATTCTGCGCGGCTCCCTCTTCGCGGGAGCCCTCGCGGCCCTCTGTTCCATGCTGTTCGTCCTGCCGGCTAGCGCCTCGTACGAGGACTGCGACAAGCTGACGTTCTGCCTCTACACCGGCGAGAGCGGCACCGGATCGGCCCAGCGCCTCGCGCTGAAGGACGGCGACAAGGCCCTCGCCTACGACGGCACCTGGAACGAGAAGACCGTTTCGATCGCCAACAACACCCCCCTGTGGGCCTGCCTCTACGAGAACACCCAGTACGGCGCCGCCCTCCAGGCCGTCGCACCGGGCGCGAAGGGCGACCTGGCGACGCTGGCCACGCCCGGCGCCCCGGCCGGCAACAACCTGGCCGGCAAGGTCAGCTCCCACAAGCTGGTCTCGGCCCAGTCGCTCTGCTTCACGGGCTACGAGCGGTGCACCGACGACAAGGTGTGCATCTTCCGGGAGAAGAACGGCCGCGGCCCGATGTTCGAGACCGCGATCGACTACCGGCAGTACGCGGGCGGCTGGGAGGCCAACGTGCAGTCGGTGCGCAACCGCACCGGGACCGCGGTCTGCTTCTACAACGAACACACCTGGTCCGGCACGTTCCCCTCGGGCGCCAAGGCGTACCGCGTGAACCGCGGCGACAGCACCAGTCTCGCGGGCGAGTTCGCCGGAACGTTCGGCTCGCACAAGTTCACGACCAGCGAAACGGACTCGGTCTGCCCGTGA
- a CDS encoding LysE family transporter: protein MSELTTTALAGAAAGLGVAMPVGAIGVLLVQESMRGPRRAAAAAAAAVAVVDMAYAALATALGPLVSSALSGVEAWVRLLSALILLAIAAHGLRPTGSPASTSSASPSSSASRSAGLGYGPATGPDAAAGSGTTTSTTVSTATTSVTASTSAGGFRTFLRFAALTAVNPTTALYFAALTTAQGATLAGGTAGAVFVGAVFAASLAWQQLLVLAGSFAGSRISAAARVWTFRVGYGLVALYAVKIALPLP from the coding sequence ATGAGCGAACTGACGACGACCGCCCTGGCGGGTGCGGCCGCGGGGCTGGGGGTGGCGATGCCGGTGGGTGCCATCGGCGTGCTGCTGGTGCAGGAGAGCATGCGCGGGCCGCGTCGGGCGGCCGCCGCCGCGGCGGCGGCCGTGGCCGTGGTCGACATGGCCTACGCGGCGCTGGCCACGGCCTTGGGGCCGCTGGTCTCCTCGGCCCTGTCCGGCGTGGAGGCCTGGGTCCGGCTGCTGTCGGCCCTGATCCTCCTGGCCATCGCCGCCCACGGCCTCCGCCCGACCGGTTCCCCCGCCTCCACCTCCTCGGCTTCCCCCTCCTCTTCCGCATCCCGTTCCGCCGGCCTCGGTTACGGCCCGGCCACGGGCCCCGACGCGGCCGCGGGCTCTGGGACCACGACCTCCACAACGGTCTCCACCGCGACCACGAGCGTCACCGCGAGCACCTCCGCCGGCGGGTTCCGGACCTTCCTCCGCTTCGCCGCGCTCACCGCCGTGAACCCGACCACCGCGCTCTACTTCGCGGCCCTCACCACCGCCCAGGGCGCCACCCTGGCCGGCGGCACGGCCGGCGCGGTGTTCGTCGGCGCCGTCTTCGCCGCCTCCCTCGCATGGCAGCAACTCCTGGTGCTGGCCGGTTCGTTCGCCGGGTCGCGGATCTCCGCGGCGGCCCGCGTCTGGACCTTCCGGGTGGGCTACGGCCTGGTCGCGCTCTATGCGGTGAAGATCGCCCTGCCACTGCCGTGA
- a CDS encoding Lrp/AsnC family transcriptional regulator, with translation MDRIDREILGVLQQDARISYRDLGVRVGLSANAAADRVRRMRRDGVIRGFTTLVDPAADSGGGLVVFIDVTLRLDTTNEDFEKAVARMPGITEVVHVTGEHDYLVRARAADPAALDGLLRRLKREAGVAHSNTRIALRAATRPAL, from the coding sequence ATGGACCGCATCGACAGGGAAATCCTCGGCGTCCTGCAGCAGGATGCGCGGATCTCCTACCGGGACCTCGGGGTCCGGGTGGGGCTCAGTGCCAACGCGGCCGCCGACCGGGTCCGCCGGATGCGCCGGGACGGCGTGATCCGCGGGTTCACCACGCTCGTCGACCCGGCGGCCGACAGCGGCGGCGGACTCGTCGTCTTCATCGACGTCACGCTGCGGCTGGACACGACCAACGAGGACTTCGAGAAGGCCGTCGCCCGGATGCCGGGGATCACGGAGGTGGTCCACGTGACCGGCGAGCACGATTACCTGGTGCGGGCCAGGGCGGCCGATCCGGCCGCGCTGGACGGGTTGTTGCGCCGCCTCAAGAGGGAGGCGGGCGTTGCCCACTCCAACACCCGCATCGCTCTGCGGGCCGCCACCCGCCCGGCGCTCTGA
- a CDS encoding MFS transporter, producing MFADLTPLRESADYRRLWTGNTITWIGQGMTSLAVSLQIYDITRSSFAVGLVGLFSLVPLVVFGLYGGAIADTVDRRKLGLYSSVGACSLSVALAGAAVLGFHRVWFLYAIVALQAVCFALLSPARSAMIPKLLPPGQLPAANALTSVTNTFGMMIGPMLGGLIVGWWGYQAAYLIDVLTFSAALYAMWRLPPMRPERADDKRGRASVLDGLRFLATRPNIRMTFFTDMCAMVLAHPRALFPAVAVLWYGGDAKTVGLLVAAPAVGALLGGLFSGWQGRIRRHGVAILLSVAAWGVAIAVFGLSRNLWLGLFFLAVAGCCDTVSMVFRSTMLQTATPDEMRGRLQGVFIVVVAGGPRLGDFLAGSLADLASPRVAVTGGGIACVVAVGLLAARWRGFAHYDARTPQP from the coding sequence ATATTCGCCGACCTCACGCCGCTGCGCGAATCCGCGGACTACCGCCGCCTGTGGACCGGGAACACGATCACCTGGATCGGGCAGGGGATGACCTCCCTCGCCGTCTCCCTCCAGATCTACGACATCACCCGCTCCAGCTTCGCCGTCGGGCTCGTCGGCCTCTTCTCGCTCGTCCCGCTCGTCGTCTTCGGCCTGTACGGCGGGGCCATCGCCGACACCGTCGACCGGCGCAAGCTCGGCCTGTACAGCTCCGTCGGCGCCTGCAGCCTGTCCGTCGCGCTCGCCGGTGCCGCCGTGCTCGGCTTCCACCGCGTCTGGTTCCTCTACGCGATCGTCGCCCTCCAGGCGGTCTGCTTCGCGCTGCTCTCGCCCGCCCGCTCCGCGATGATCCCCAAGCTGCTGCCGCCCGGACAACTGCCCGCGGCCAACGCGCTGACCTCCGTCACCAACACCTTCGGGATGATGATCGGGCCCATGCTGGGCGGGCTGATCGTCGGCTGGTGGGGCTACCAGGCGGCCTACCTGATCGACGTCCTGACCTTCTCCGCCGCCCTGTACGCGATGTGGCGGCTGCCCCCGATGAGGCCCGAGCGGGCCGACGACAAGCGCGGGCGGGCGTCCGTACTCGACGGGCTGCGCTTCCTCGCCACCCGGCCGAACATCCGCATGACCTTCTTCACGGACATGTGCGCCATGGTGCTCGCGCACCCGCGGGCGCTGTTCCCCGCCGTCGCCGTGCTCTGGTACGGCGGCGACGCCAAGACCGTGGGCCTGCTGGTGGCCGCCCCGGCCGTGGGGGCGCTGCTCGGCGGCCTGTTCTCCGGATGGCAGGGCCGCATCCGGCGGCACGGCGTGGCGATCCTGCTGTCCGTGGCCGCGTGGGGGGTCGCGATCGCGGTCTTCGGGCTCAGCCGCAATCTCTGGCTGGGGCTGTTCTTCCTCGCCGTGGCCGGCTGTTGCGACACCGTCTCGATGGTCTTCCGGTCGACGATGCTGCAGACCGCCACGCCCGATGAGATGCGGGGGCGGCTTCAGGGGGTCTTCATCGTCGTGGTCGCCGGTGGTCCCCGGCTCGGTGACTTCCTGGCGGGCTCGCTCGCCGATCTCGCGTCGCCGCGGGTTGCCGTGACCGGCGGGGGTATCGCGTGCGTGGTCGCCGTCGGGCTGCTCGCCGCGCGCTGGCGAGGCTTCGCCCACTACGACGCCCGTACGCCCCAGCCGTGA
- a CDS encoding carboxyl transferase domain-containing protein, with protein MADRLSAREALAALTDPDTFAELPAPPRAVRTDGPLGWPGYDASRERAAARTGEQESVVCGTARIGGREAVLISFEFGFLGGSLGERTGDRLEAAYTHAREHRLPLVSLIATGGSRMQEGMIALTQLQRVARQSVLTRAAGLPQLAVLRDPTTGGGWATLGAGADVVLALPGAQVGFAGSRVRPADADPAAYTAEGQYAAGQVDAVVPAAELPGALAVWLRLLAAPEGPAVPADPPAALARGHRPAAAGEVPPPATGWAAVQQARHPDRPRAEAYLDSYFELRMPLSGDRAGGTDPGMLCGFGVREGRTIGYAAQCGTATRPAGYRTASRLIRLADRLGFPVLTLVDTPGAANDAAAERAGAGPAIADTFAAVAAARVPVTTLLIGEGGSGGALALAAPGRMWATPDSYFSVIAPEMATAILKRPPTEAPLTADQLRLRPQDLVSLGLAQAVVPLGGESQPRRRLS; from the coding sequence ATGGCTGACCGGCTCTCCGCCCGCGAGGCGCTCGCGGCCCTCACCGACCCGGACACCTTCGCCGAGCTGCCCGCCCCGCCGCGGGCCGTCCGCACCGACGGCCCGCTGGGGTGGCCGGGCTACGACGCGTCCCGCGAGCGCGCGGCCGCCCGAACCGGCGAGCAGGAGTCCGTGGTCTGCGGCACCGCCCGCATCGGCGGCCGCGAAGCGGTGCTGATCTCCTTCGAGTTCGGGTTCCTCGGGGGGTCGCTGGGCGAGCGCACCGGAGACCGACTCGAAGCCGCGTACACGCACGCCCGGGAGCACCGGCTGCCGCTCGTCTCGCTCATCGCGACCGGCGGCTCCCGCATGCAGGAGGGCATGATCGCCCTCACCCAGCTCCAGCGGGTGGCCCGGCAGTCCGTACTGACCCGGGCCGCGGGGCTGCCGCAGCTCGCGGTGCTGCGCGATCCGACCACCGGCGGCGGCTGGGCCACCCTCGGCGCGGGCGCCGACGTGGTCCTCGCCCTGCCGGGCGCCCAAGTGGGCTTCGCCGGGTCCCGGGTGCGCCCCGCCGACGCCGACCCCGCCGCCTACACGGCCGAGGGCCAGTACGCGGCCGGGCAGGTCGACGCCGTGGTGCCGGCCGCGGAGCTGCCGGGGGCGCTCGCCGTCTGGCTGCGCCTGCTCGCCGCCCCCGAGGGCCCGGCCGTGCCCGCCGACCCGCCGGCCGCGCTGGCCCGGGGGCACCGCCCGGCGGCGGCCGGGGAAGTACCGCCGCCGGCGACCGGATGGGCGGCCGTGCAACAGGCCCGGCACCCGGACCGACCGCGCGCCGAGGCCTACCTGGACTCCTACTTCGAGCTGCGGATGCCGCTGTCCGGGGACCGGGCGGGCGGCACCGACCCGGGCATGCTGTGCGGCTTCGGGGTCCGCGAGGGCCGGACCATCGGGTACGCCGCCCAGTGCGGCACCGCCACCCGGCCCGCCGGCTACCGGACCGCCTCCCGGCTGATCCGGCTCGCCGACCGGCTCGGCTTCCCGGTGCTGACCCTGGTGGACACGCCGGGCGCCGCCAACGACGCGGCAGCCGAACGGGCGGGGGCCGGGCCGGCCATCGCGGACACGTTCGCGGCGGTGGCCGCGGCGCGGGTGCCGGTGACGACCCTGCTGATCGGGGAGGGGGGCTCCGGCGGGGCCCTTGCGCTGGCCGCGCCGGGGCGGATGTGGGCCACCCCTGACAGCTACTTCTCGGTGATCGCGCCCGAGATGGCCACGGCCATCCTCAAACGCCCGCCCACCGAGGCCCCCCTCACCGCCGACCAACTCCGCCTACGCCCCCAAGACCTGGTCTCCCTGGGCCTGGCCCAAGCGGTAGTCCCCCTGGGGGGAGAATCCCAGCCCCGTCGGCGTTTGAGCTGA
- a CDS encoding phosphodiester glycosidase family protein: MKNTAPRTGRRGLAAAVATALSATLLLATPGATSAAGEPDSPDLAALGWTTLTAESKVLAPGVELFRYQEAAPNAHRAHPRELSIVRMDPAKGALRLESTYGLKAGVSETVRTMLDKLPNDPIAGANGSYFANEGTPGVTPDTIQTFGIAARDGELTGANCTTDIANPRNGVVLQYGMPYFAPLEAVITVSSNVDEAKRPYGEETQRIDDVNRNPGGALGCSRDADDKAGKVGPYLDGHNKSISAFTDPTEFVLFNDTYKVPTPKRDVNKHIAADDQPGYEVRLDAAGKIIEGSAERGGRTVNRGEYILQAIGDHQADWLAQQHKAGATLTVTQKVLDHSFDEKGVTREIPLDESVDILSGGARLVEGGENIYAAKKGTVEYAWGSCARLYDVNGKDKEVATFAERAATDFCRDSRTVLGVDDQGRTLIATLTGPRGAYAPDGGFLPEIAVPLKSLGVMDAVNLDGGGSTTLLTDSDRTREGAPADWTRQNGLTDGPAPGTERDVNDALYIGDGGYPQ; this comes from the coding sequence ATGAAGAACACCGCCCCCCGCACCGGCCGCCGCGGCCTCGCCGCCGCCGTCGCCACCGCCCTGAGCGCGACCCTCCTCCTGGCCACCCCCGGTGCGACGAGCGCCGCCGGTGAGCCGGACTCCCCCGACCTGGCCGCCTTGGGCTGGACCACCCTGACCGCGGAAAGCAAGGTGCTCGCCCCCGGCGTCGAGCTCTTCCGCTACCAGGAGGCGGCCCCGAACGCCCACCGTGCCCACCCGCGCGAGCTGAGCATCGTACGGATGGACCCCGCCAAGGGCGCCCTGCGACTGGAGAGCACCTACGGCCTGAAGGCAGGCGTCAGCGAAACCGTCCGCACGATGCTGGACAAGCTCCCCAACGACCCGATCGCCGGGGCGAACGGCAGCTACTTCGCCAACGAAGGCACTCCCGGCGTCACCCCGGACACCATCCAGACCTTCGGCATCGCCGCCCGCGACGGCGAGCTGACCGGGGCCAACTGCACCACCGACATCGCCAACCCCCGCAACGGCGTGGTGCTCCAGTACGGCATGCCCTACTTCGCCCCGCTGGAGGCCGTGATCACGGTCAGCAGCAACGTGGATGAGGCGAAGCGCCCGTACGGGGAGGAGACGCAGCGGATCGACGACGTCAACCGCAACCCGGGCGGAGCCCTGGGCTGCTCGCGGGACGCGGACGACAAGGCCGGCAAGGTCGGTCCGTACCTCGACGGTCACAACAAGAGCATCAGCGCGTTCACGGACCCCACCGAGTTCGTGCTGTTCAACGACACCTACAAGGTGCCGACGCCCAAGCGGGACGTCAACAAGCACATCGCGGCCGACGACCAGCCCGGCTACGAGGTCCGCCTGGACGCCGCCGGCAAGATCATCGAGGGGTCGGCGGAGCGCGGCGGCAGGACCGTCAACCGGGGTGAGTACATCCTCCAGGCGATCGGCGACCACCAGGCCGACTGGCTGGCCCAGCAGCACAAGGCCGGCGCCACGCTGACGGTCACCCAGAAGGTCCTCGACCACAGCTTCGACGAGAAGGGGGTCACGCGCGAGATCCCCCTCGACGAGTCGGTGGACATCCTCTCCGGCGGCGCCCGGCTCGTGGAGGGCGGCGAGAACATCTACGCGGCCAAAAAGGGCACGGTGGAGTACGCGTGGGGCTCCTGCGCGCGCCTGTACGACGTGAACGGCAAGGACAAGGAGGTGGCCACCTTCGCGGAGCGCGCCGCCACCGACTTCTGCCGGGACTCCCGTACCGTCCTCGGCGTCGACGACCAGGGACGCACGCTCATCGCCACGCTCACCGGGCCGCGCGGCGCCTACGCGCCCGACGGCGGCTTCCTCCCGGAGATCGCGGTGCCGCTGAAGTCCCTCGGTGTCATGGACGCCGTCAACCTCGACGGCGGCGGCTCGACGACCCTGCTGACGGACAGCGACAGGACCCGCGAGGGCGCGCCCGCCGACTGGACCCGCCAGAACGGGCTCACCGACGGACCCGCACCCGGCACCGAACGCGACGTCAACGACGCGCTCTACATCGGCGACGGCGGCTACCCCCAGTGA
- a CDS encoding sensor histidine kinase: protein MSGPPQPDSGTGTGPRTGAGPEHDREPGPDPDREPDRNQGPNQGPNQGRNQGRAQGRTRGQGPPPGTAVTGSAVTGSAVTGSAVTGSAVTGSAVTGSAVTGGADAALHGLPTLLEAVLSVGTDLELKTTLQHIVASARELCGARYGALGIIEPDAGTDPATGAGAEGRTGGRLTELITAGLTEEERERIPHLPDGRSGVLGALARDPRPLLLDDVTTDPRAVGFPPGHPPMRSFLGVPIRVHTEVFGNLYLAEKQGGGPFGEDDLALLRVLASQAGIAIGNARLYDTARRRERWIEGAAAVTTALLAGRPAADALECVAERARLLADAAAGVVLQPTPEGGMEIVAASTQEDPGDLVGTTIEAGSPVLEQLLGGEPVFVEDSATDPRMTTHVRERFGPSMLLPLQSGGQLIGTLALPRRRGGKPYDAVDRLLASQFASQAALALVLADAQHDREQLAVYEDRDRIARDLHDLVVQRLFATEMMLDATRRRGAAAPDADTVGDELGRAVDELDSTIQEVRTAIFALQQPPTDAPTTFRGRVLRETGGAAVLLGFQPSVHFTGAVDVLLTEPVADRLLTALRGALAAAYRRTDVTSIEVEVAAHAGRVRLRVEDDGLTGTGTRGTSLTWESAL, encoded by the coding sequence ATGAGCGGACCGCCGCAGCCGGACTCCGGGACCGGCACCGGACCCCGGACCGGTGCCGGTCCCGAGCACGACCGGGAACCAGGCCCGGATCCGGACCGGGAGCCGGACCGGAACCAAGGCCCGAATCAAGGCCCGAACCAAGGCCGGAACCAAGGCCGGGCCCAGGGCCGCACCCGCGGCCAGGGACCGCCGCCCGGTACCGCCGTCACCGGGTCCGCCGTCACCGGGTCCGCCGTCACCGGGTCCGCCGTCACCGGGTCCGCCGTCACCGGGTCCGCCGTCACCGGGTCCGCCGTCACCGGCGGCGCCGACGCCGCGCTGCACGGCCTGCCGACGCTGCTCGAAGCGGTCCTCAGCGTGGGCACCGACCTGGAGCTGAAGACGACGCTCCAGCACATCGTGGCGTCCGCCCGGGAGCTGTGCGGCGCCCGGTACGGGGCGCTCGGCATCATCGAGCCCGACGCCGGTACGGACCCCGCGACCGGCGCCGGGGCCGAGGGCCGGACCGGCGGCCGGCTCACCGAGCTGATCACCGCGGGCCTCACCGAGGAGGAGCGCGAGCGGATCCCCCACCTGCCCGACGGGCGGTCGGGGGTCCTGGGCGCGCTCGCCCGCGACCCGCGTCCGCTGCTGCTCGACGACGTGACGACCGACCCGCGGGCGGTCGGCTTCCCGCCGGGCCACCCGCCGATGCGCAGCTTCCTCGGCGTCCCCATCCGGGTGCACACCGAGGTGTTCGGGAACCTCTACCTCGCCGAGAAGCAGGGCGGCGGCCCGTTCGGCGAGGACGACCTGGCGCTGCTGCGGGTGCTGGCCTCCCAGGCGGGCATAGCGATCGGCAACGCCCGCCTGTACGACACGGCCCGGCGGCGCGAGCGCTGGATCGAGGGCGCCGCCGCGGTGACCACGGCCCTGCTGGCGGGCCGCCCGGCCGCGGACGCGCTGGAGTGCGTGGCCGAACGGGCCCGGTTGCTGGCGGACGCGGCGGCCGGCGTGGTGCTCCAGCCGACCCCCGAGGGCGGCATGGAGATCGTCGCCGCCTCGACCCAGGAGGACCCGGGCGACCTGGTCGGCACCACCATCGAGGCGGGCAGCCCGGTGCTGGAGCAGCTGCTGGGCGGAGAGCCGGTGTTCGTCGAGGACTCGGCGACCGACCCGCGGATGACCACGCACGTACGGGAGCGGTTCGGGCCGAGCATGCTGCTGCCGCTGCAGAGCGGCGGTCAGCTGATCGGCACGCTGGCGCTGCCGCGGCGCCGCGGCGGCAAGCCGTACGACGCGGTGGACCGGCTGCTGGCCTCGCAGTTCGCCTCGCAGGCGGCGCTGGCCCTGGTGCTCGCCGACGCGCAGCACGACCGGGAGCAGCTGGCGGTGTACGAGGACCGCGACCGGATCGCGCGGGACCTGCACGACCTGGTGGTGCAGCGGCTGTTCGCGACGGAGATGATGCTGGACGCGACCCGGCGTCGCGGTGCGGCGGCCCCGGACGCGGACACGGTCGGGGACGAGCTGGGCCGGGCCGTGGACGAGCTGGACTCCACGATCCAGGAGGTGCGTACGGCCATCTTCGCGTTGCAGCAGCCGCCCACCGACGCGCCGACGACCTTCCGGGGCCGGGTGCTGCGGGAGACGGGCGGCGCGGCCGTGCTGCTGGGGTTCCAGCCGTCCGTGCACTTCACGGGCGCGGTGGACGTGCTGCTGACCGAGCCGGTGGCGGATCGGCTGCTGACCGCGCTGCGCGGCGCGCTGGCGGCCGCGTACCGGCGTACGGACGTCACCTCGATCGAGGTGGAGGTCGCCGCGCACGCCGGCCGGGTGCGGCTGCGGGTCGAGGACGACGGCCTGACCGGCACCGGCACCCGCGGCACGTCCCTGACGTGGGAGTCCGCCCTCTGA